The Sabethes cyaneus chromosome 3, idSabCyanKW18_F2, whole genome shotgun sequence DNA window aaaattttacaaaaaataaattaacaccAGCACAACTGCTGGAAATGGAAATGGCAAAATcaacatattttcaaaaataattaagaataaattaaattaaaaatgacGTAAGTAAATGTTATTAATTCTCTACAAAACGTGATCAAATTGCCGTCGGATGACGGTACCGCAAGTGATCAAAGTTTGAAGTATGATGTTGTATACATGAAAATAAGCGTTGATGAATCAGTCAAGGAACTGGAATGATTTCAGGAAGTTACGACCAAACACTGGCATAATAATAATGACTGCTGATCATGGTAACTTCATTGATTGCGATATCTTAGCTCGTATTCTTCTTGATAAGAAGACCTACAAATTTATTAAGTACCAAACTACAAACTATATTGTTGACCGGTGTGGTTGAAAGATGTTTTGTTTTTCGCAGAACAATGAATTGGCAATACATACTTATTTTGTGCGTTTGTTTGCGATTTGCGAAGCCAAAACATGCTTgagtatttattttttaagaCGGTTAACAACAATCTTGTAAGAGATAATCTTCGCTGGCAAGTCGCTGCGCTTTGACTTGAAACCACTGTATGCCGGTTGCTTTATCAGTTATGAATCTGACAGGTGTTATGCATTTATCGGGATGTTTCACATTTGAGACTAAACATGTACTCATTCCATAACATTGTAATGAGAAaaagaaactataaaaaataatcGATAGAAGCTTGGAAATTGTTTTGTAAAAATAGGATCTAAATAGCATTAGAGATACGCCGTAAATTCACGAAATCAAATGCGACGACTATGCACGACAGCGTTACCGTGGCCTAGTTGCGAATCTCGTACCGACACAATCGAAAAAGAGTTAACATTTACAAGCAATTTACTCGGCGAGATTTGCCAGCATCTTATCAGCAGCTCGGAAATgtgttcaaaccaaaacaacctGCTATAGCATGTGTAACCACTACTCTGTTATAAAAACCAACTCCACACGCAGAATACAGTCAAGTATTTTGCAGTTGGCAAAATGCTGTTgtaaatttgaaaacaaaaacaaatgacAATATTCGTGTTAAAGTGCTTACaataaagtaataaataaaGAAGATTTGGTATCGAAAAAAATACAACTAATAAACCGTACAAAACAACAGTTAACTGTAGCCCTAACACATTAATGGTTAACAAGTTCCATTGAGTAGGTTCAGAGCGAGCCCGAGCAGAGTCAACGAGAGGCGAGACATACACAACTTCAGCCAAGCTTGAACTAACCGGTCCTCTTCGGTGTTCAAATGCTGCAGCCTGTAGGCAGCGATCAGTGTGCTATTATCTGCTGTGGCGAAGAGATTCCATTCCAACTATGGCGTTGTTGGGATTGGTGTGGCTCGTGGTAGGGCTTCTAGTCGGGGCCTATTTGTTGATTAAAAAACGTTTCAACTACTGGAAGGATCGTGGAGTGCAATGCATTGAACCGGAGTTTCCGTACGGAAATTTCAAAACCTTGGGTAAGGTGGAACATATCGCTCCGATCACCAGACGGCACTATGACTACTTCAAAGAAAAAGGCGTACCGTATGGAGGTGTGTTCATGTTGACCTCCCCGCTGTTGTACATTTTGGATGTGAAACTGATCAAAACACTGCTGGTGAAGGATTTCAATTACTTCCCTAATCGGGGTGTTTATTTCAACGAAAAAGACGATCCACTATCGGCGCACATATTCGCGATCGAGGGCCACAAGTGGAAGACTTTGCGAAACAAGCTCTCGCCCACGTTCACGAGTGGCAAAATCAAGATGACCTTTCCCTTCGTAGTGGAGGTGTGTAAGCGGTTTTGCGATCATCTAAATGAGGCAATACAAAGTGAGAATCAAGTTGAGATGCATGATTTGTTGTCGCGGTACACGATCGATGTTATTGGAACGTGTGCGTTCGGTATTGAGTGCAACAGTTTCCGCGATCCTGATAACGAGTTCCGACGGTACGGGAAGCTCGCCTTCGACAAGCTGCCTCATTCGCCGCTGGTTGTGTATCTGATGAAAGCTTTCCGGAAGTACGCGAATGCTCTTGGCATGAAACAACTGCACGAGGATGTGTCTTCGTTCTTTTCCAAAGTGGTTAAGGATACAATTCAGTACAGGGAAGGGAATAACATTGTTCGTAGCGATTTTATGGATCTTTTGCTGAGATTGAAAAACACGGGTCGACTGGAGGATGCTGGGGAGGAAATTGGAAAACTTTCTTTTGAGGAGATTGCTGCTCaggcttttattttctttaccgCTGGTTACGATACTTCATCAACGGCGATGACATACACATTGTACGAACTAGCACGCCAGCCAGAGGTACAGGAAAAGGCACGCAACTGCGTTCTAGACATTTTCGCCGCCAACAATGGCAATCTAACGTACGAAGCTGTCTCCAACATGGGTTATCTCGACCAGTGTATAAATGGTATTATCATTCGTTTTTCCATCTGCAGTAGAGCTTATCGCGTTTAATTTACAGAAACACTTCGCAAACATCCACCGGTTGCTATTTTGGAACGCAACGCCGATAAGGACTATCAACTGCCAGACAGTGACCTGATCATTCGGAAGGGCCATAAGATTATGATTCCGACCTATGCCATGCATCACGATCCGGACTACTTCCCGAATCCGGAAGAGTACGATCCGGATCGGTTTTCAGCGACTGAAGTGGCGAAGCGCGATCCGTACTGCTTCCTGCCATTCGGCGAGGGACCACGCATTTGCATCGGGATGCGCTTCGGACAAATTCAGGCTCGCGTCGGATTGGCCAGTCTGCTCAGACGTTTTCGGTTTACGGTGTGCGATCGAACGCAGATACCGGTGCAGTACTCGAGGACTAACTTCATTCTCGGACCGGCCAATGGCGTGTGGTTGAAGGTGGAGAAATTGCAATCTTGAGCCTGGCAATGCCAGGTGGAAGTCGATGAAGaataaatgttttataaattgtTAAAACTAATTAAGAAAGCTGATTTCTGCgaggattttattttattttctagaCATCTGGGAAGCTATGGTTCTAACTTACCATGATTAAAAATATCCTAGAAGTTTGcctgaaatgaaaaataaataaataaatgttaaaACTCATCGAATTAAGTTTTCACGTgttatgaagaaaataaaagttctaacacaaaaaaaacaacgaaaagagaATTAATATAacagttttcatatttttagctTCAGTGCCAACGTGAGAGAACACAACAAAGCGAATATTGAATGACAAGTCACAACACTTATCACTCTTACGGGACATTAAACGCGTTGAAAGTTAAATTCCTTTCAATCTTTCCTAAGAGTTTGTGCTCGTAGACAGTACAAACAGTAAACAGGACATCGGCATTGTCCATATGATGAACTATATAAGGCTCGAAACCGGTCGACGCGAGGTTAAAGTTAGATTTTTGCTTCAAATGTGTGTAATGTTTTATATAGTTATACAAGATGTATAACTTGTTTCTCGTCACTCAATATTCGCATAAAAGTTGTCTTTTGGTTATTTCACAGACagttaaatttgaaaatattttccgaAAAAAACGAGATCCAATCCAATTATCCATAAGCAATCTTTAACAATTAATAAAATCATATCATGGCCCAACTTTGGTCATATTTATGTTGTTATGAAGTAGTCTAacacctaattttgttttactaTCATCCAATCCAATACTATCATCTCCATATACACATGCACATAGCATAAGTGagaaacaaaactttttgatgTATTTTGATGTGCAGCATGATATTGTGGCGTCCTTGGCGAAGCCAGATTCTGAACTTGGACTGA harbors:
- the LOC128744611 gene encoding cytochrome P450 6a8-like; the protein is MALLGLVWLVVGLLVGAYLLIKKRFNYWKDRGVQCIEPEFPYGNFKTLGKVEHIAPITRRHYDYFKEKGVPYGGVFMLTSPLLYILDVKLIKTLLVKDFNYFPNRGVYFNEKDDPLSAHIFAIEGHKWKTLRNKLSPTFTSGKIKMTFPFVVEVCKRFCDHLNEAIQSENQVEMHDLLSRYTIDVIGTCAFGIECNSFRDPDNEFRRYGKLAFDKLPHSPLVVYLMKAFRKYANALGMKQLHEDVSSFFSKVVKDTIQYREGNNIVRSDFMDLLLRLKNTGRLEDAGEEIGKLSFEEIAAQAFIFFTAGYDTSSTAMTYTLYELARQPEVQEKARNCVLDIFAANNGNLTYEAVSNMGYLDQCINETLRKHPPVAILERNADKDYQLPDSDLIIRKGHKIMIPTYAMHHDPDYFPNPEEYDPDRFSATEVAKRDPYCFLPFGEGPRICIGMRFGQIQARVGLASLLRRFRFTVCDRTQIPVQYSRTNFILGPANGVWLKVEKLQS